One Kaistella polysaccharea DNA segment encodes these proteins:
- the rplS gene encoding 50S ribosomal protein L19, with product MDLLQYVQDKYIAKKEFPKFKAGDTITVYYEIKEGAKTRTQFFKGVVLQIRGTGATKTFTIRKMSGDVGVQRVFPMNLPALQKIEIDRRGKVRRARIYYFKQLRGKKARIKDASYKK from the coding sequence ATGGATTTATTACAGTACGTACAAGACAAGTACATTGCAAAAAAAGAATTTCCAAAATTCAAAGCCGGTGACACCATCACTGTGTATTACGAGATTAAAGAGGGTGCCAAAACAAGAACTCAATTCTTTAAAGGTGTAGTACTTCAAATTAGAGGAACTGGAGCTACAAAAACTTTTACCATCAGAAAAATGAGTGGTGATGTTGGAGTACAAAGAGTTTTCCCAATGAATTTGCCCGCTTTGCAAAAAATTGAAATTGATAGAAGAGGTAAAGTTAGAAGAGCTAGAATCTACTACTTTAAACAACTTAGAGGTAAAAAAGCGAGAATTAAAGACGCTTCTTACAAAAAGTAA
- a CDS encoding CoA transferase subunit A: MIDKRVKNAKEAIAGISDGMTLIVGGFGLCGIPENSINALVESNVTDLTCISNNAGVDDFGLGLLLKKKQIKKMIASYVGENAEFERQMLSGELDVELTPQGTLAEKCRAAQHGIPAFYTPAGYGTEVAEGKETKDFEGKMHILEHAFKADYSIVKAWKGDHAGNLIFKGTARNFNAPMAGAGKITIAEVEELVEPGQLDPNEIHIPGIMVQRIFQGEKFEKRIEQRTVRKRP; this comes from the coding sequence ATGATTGATAAAAGAGTAAAAAATGCCAAAGAAGCCATTGCTGGAATTAGTGATGGAATGACATTAATCGTAGGCGGATTCGGCCTTTGCGGAATTCCCGAAAATTCAATTAATGCTTTGGTAGAAAGTAATGTCACCGATTTAACTTGTATTTCGAATAATGCCGGAGTTGATGATTTTGGATTAGGTTTACTTTTAAAAAAGAAACAAATAAAGAAAATGATTGCTTCTTACGTGGGTGAAAATGCAGAATTCGAAAGACAGATGCTTTCCGGTGAACTCGATGTAGAATTAACTCCACAAGGAACTTTAGCCGAAAAATGTCGCGCTGCACAACATGGAATTCCGGCTTTTTATACGCCTGCAGGCTACGGAACCGAAGTCGCTGAAGGAAAAGAAACAAAAGATTTCGAGGGTAAAATGCATATTTTAGAACACGCTTTCAAAGCTGATTATTCCATCGTAAAAGCCTGGAAAGGTGACCACGCCGGAAATTTAATTTTCAAAGGAACGGCAAGAAACTTCAACGCGCCCATGGCCGGAGCTGGAAAAATCACGATCGCCGAAGTGGAAGAATTGGTAGAACCAGGACAACTCGATCCTAATGAAATTCACATTCCTGGAATTATGGTTCAGAGAATTTTCCA